The segment CCTTATAACAGGGGTCAATAATACTTCTTCATCCATTCCGTTTCCGATAGTCAGGGTATTCGCTTTCGTTTTTAACTCTTCTACAAATTGGTCATTATCCCCGACTACCACAACTGCACTACACGCCATGCAACGCTGTCCCGCACTGCCAAAAGCGGAAGTCAGGATATGCTGTGCTGCTTTTTCATTGTTTGCATCTGGCATGACCACATGATGGTTTTTCGCTCCTGATAAAGCCTGAACACGCTTCCCATTTTTCGCGGCAGTCTCATATACATATTTTGCCACAGGCTGCGAACCGACAAAGGATATTGCTTTTACATCCTCATGATTAAGCAGACCATTTACCACGTCGTGTGCTCCATGAACAATGTTTAAAATCCCGTCAGGCGCTCCAGCTTCTGTAAAAAGCTCTACCAAACGATTTGCAAGCATCGGCGTTCGCTCTGAAGGCTTCAGGACAAACGTATTACCGCATGCGATGGCAAGCGGGAACATCCATAACGGAACCATCATTGGAAAGTTGAAAGGCGTAATCCCCCCCACCACTCCAAGGGGATAGCGGTACATGCTGGAATCAATATCTTCTGCTATATTGGATAAGGTTTCCCCCATCATCAAGGTCGGGGCACCGGCTGCAAATTCCACACATTCCAACCCTCTTTGCACTTCCCCATGCGCTTCCTTGAAGGCCTTTCCATTTTCGAGCACGATGAGCTTTGCCAGTTCATCATGGTTTTGCGTCAACAGATGATGATATGCATACATAATGCGGGCACGCTTAGGGACAGGCGTATTCTTCCACATTTGGAACGCGGTTTTTGCAGCCTTAACCGCTTCCTCCACATCCTCTTTCGTCGAAATTGGAACCTTTGCCAAGCATTCCTTTGTCGCAGGGTTGATAACTTCCATCTGTTCCGTCCCCTTGGAATCCACCCATTTTCCATCTATGAAATTCTGCAAAACTGCTGTTTCTTTTGAAGTGATTGTCATGTCTTTGTCCTCCTCATTCTTTTATGGGATTTTTAGAACTTATGACTATTATCTGTGAAATTAGAAAGGCTTTCATTAGACAAAATGTAAAATGGATAAGGTTTTGCCTCTGACATTTTGCCAGAAAAAAAGATTGGTCCGTTTAGGAAACCAATCTCCATACTTTTTATAATGTGTACGATTTGCCATCTCCGTCCAAATACGCATTTGTTGTATTCAGATATTCATATACCATCACCATGAATTCAATTACTAATCTCTTCTCCGAATTCATGAAATCTGCCCCCAGCAAGCTCTCAAGCTTCTGTATCCTGTGATAGAGGGTCTGTCTGACGATATAGAGTTTGCTTGCCGTCTCTTTTTTTGATCCGTTGCAGGCCAGATAGGTTTTCAAGGTTTCGAGCAGCTTTCCATTATGCTTCTGATCATAAACAATCACAGGCTCGAGATATTCCATGACAAAATCACGAAGATCATGATGCTTTTGCATAAATGAAATGAGCCGGTAAATATGGAGATCTTCGAAAAAGGAGAAATACTCCTCTTTTAACAGCTGTTCTTGTATCTGCAAAGCCTCCCACGAGGACTGATAGCTTCTAGATAGCTGATCAAGGGGATGAACATACTTTCCTACAGCTAAACGCAGCGAAGAAGTTCCGTTGTTATCTTTTTGTTTACTAAGAATAACTGCAGCACCCTCAGAAAGCCTCTCTTTCCAGCCTCTCTCTTCCCTTCTGTTGATCAGGATTACCGTCAACGTGTTTTTCATTTCAGTAAAAAAAACTGAAAAGCCCTGCTGTTCAAAAATAGAGCGGAATAACAAGGTAAGATAGGTCTTGTCCAAGGAAGGCGCCTGCTGGTTCTTCTTTTTGCATAAGAGAACCACTCCACCTTTATGAAAGATTGCCTCATTTCGTCCAAGAAATCCGCGGATAGATTCCTTGCTCTGACCACCTTCGAGCCAACTGCGGAGCCACTCGCTTTCTTCCAATCTTCTTTTCTCCTCCACATACAACCCTCTTAAAATATGCTGTGCGAGCGCTGTAACCGTACGATCCAAAAGAAGATGATCAAACTCACTCATCGTGCGGTCCTGTGAAAGGATGTGAATGACACCATGGTGCTTATCCAACACCTGTACAGACTCCTTCAAATATCTTTCCTTAAAAGGGTCCGATTTCAGGGAGCAAAGAATTTTCTTCCGTTCATGGATAGGGACGTCTGGGATAAAGAACCTTTCTTGGTTACCATTTTCGTAAATGATTTGTGTTTCCAAATGTTCTTGAAGATAGGTGAGGATGTCAAGTTCATGTGTAATGGTCAATAGTTTTTTGTTCAAGGTTTGAGAGTAGCTTTCCAATTGAGAGATCATCTGATATTGCTGGTTGATTAAGACAGAATGAATATCTTGTGTAATATCTACAAATGACACTTCCTGATGAAAGAAAATAAGAGGGAATTGATGTGCATTGGCTAAATCAATAATTTCCTGAGGGATGGCGGGGATGTAGGGACCTTTCTCAATACATAATCCGGCGGCCTGACAGTTTATCAACTGTTGGACAAATGAACAGAACTTCTCGATGTCCCCTCCAAAAGATACACCTGTGGATAAAATCAGTTCTTGTCCATTCAATAGTTTTTCTATATTGGTGATTTCCACAACATGCACCCATTTCACTTGGCGATGCATTCCTTGTCCTCCTGCAATTACTTCGGATCTCTCAAACTGTTTTCGCTTCATGATTTCCTGTAAGGACAGCATGGTTTTCATTTATTCACCTCTTAAGCCTTAATGTATGACTAGGTCCTAAAATCATACTCTTATTATAACGTAAGTAGTAAATAAATTTAATTAAAAATTCTGACAAATTAACACAAAAGATGACATGTTCAGTATTTCGACATGTCATCCTTTCTTTTACGGTTAATTATTTATCGGAAAATATAATTGAATCTCCTGGACCATTTCCTGGAATTCACCCTCGTCATTGAAATCACTTGAATCCCAATTTTCCAGGATCCAATTGACCAACTCTTCTGGTGAATTAAAGAACTCTCCACTAGAATCGGCTTTACGAATTGTAAATCTGTTGTTATCCTCGTCAATGGTTACCTCGCAAGGATAAGCACTTTCTTTGCATTTCAATTGATATTCCATAAAAGAATTACTCCTTTCACGATGCAGTTTACATGATTTTATTCCAACCTTGCTCAAACTATGAGAAATTTATTAACTTTCTTGCCGCTGCTGTCTGATTAATAGGGAGGCAAAATACTTCCTCGAATCTGCATGTTTTATGTGTAGAGTTTCTTCATGGGGAATGTCCTTTTTTCCATCATTCATTTCCAGGACAAGAAATGCACCCTCTAAGTTTTCTTCTACATCCTTGATACGGAACCCTTTATTTATGAAAAAATCTATTTTATCTTTTTCCGCTATATATTGTTGATAATCACTCAAAAAATATTCCTCCTCTCAGGTAGTCAGCTCGAAAGCTCCCGTGGTTCTTCATAGGCATCCGCATCATCAAGGATGACCCAATCCCTTCCCACTGTGATTCCTAAATATTTCTCATCATCCGGGTCTTCAATCTCAGCCTGCTGATATTTTTTGAAATACCAATATTTTGCGAGGACATAATATAAACCTCCACCTACTACAAATCCCACAATGAAAGAGTAGTTCGCCAAATAATAAGCTGATGCTCCTCCTACAAACCAGGCGATGAACCCTGCAAGATTAAACCCATTTGTATATTTAAACTGACCGTTGTTTTCATATAGATCGTGGACATTGACTCTCCTTTTTCTTAATAAATAATAATCTGCAAACAAGATTCCTACGATTGCAGATAAAATGCCTCCTACAATCAATAGAACAGGAATCAAAATGTCAAACAGGTTCCATGGTTGTACGACAGATCCCACGATTCCTGCGATCACAACCCCCGCCCAAAATGGAACTTTCGGACCTCCAACATTCGAGAAAATGGTAGCTGCCGGAATAAGGTTCGCCGAAGCATTGGTGGACCATTGGGCAAAAATAATCATCAACAACAGCACTCCTAGAACAATTCCTGTTGCAGCCTCCTGCAAAGCGACGACAGGGTCGTAATTGGAAACGGCGATATACGATACGCCTCCGATAGCCACCATAAATGTTTGTGTGATCGGAAGGGCAATCACACTTCCAACTATGCTGGACTTGTTCCGTTTCAGCCAATTCCTTTCATACTTTGGTGCTTTGATAAACCGGGATATGGATGGAATGTCGGCAGCTAACGTTGCCCAGAAACCCATGTTACTGAAAATAACGATAAGGAAGGCAGTAACCGCCGCTCCCCCAGTCACCGGACTCTCAATCCAGGACCAAACCTCTCGCCCCTGTTCTAACGCTCTATCTGATAGAGTAGTGTACATCCATGCAGAAATGATGATGATGATTGGTGCAGCAAGATCTGCGAATCGTTCCACTGCTTTGATCCCCAGTGCAGTATTCAATAGCTGGACCGCAGCAAAAATCAGGAAGCAGACAAACCAGTTGTCAAAACCGGTCAATGTAAAAAGAATGGCGTTCATTGCAGTCGCGCCGAAAAATGTATTGATCCCAAACCAAAACGATGCTGCCAAGCCCCGGATAATGGAAGGTATATGGGTACCCACCGTCCCAAATGGAGCCCTCATATAGACTGGGAAGGAGAGTCCATGCTCAATGCCAATGTCTCCTGTGATTGTCATGAATAATCCAATTGCGATACTTCCTATAATGGTCGCTACGATTACCCAACCGAGCGATAAGCTTTGTACACCTGCTCCTCCGATAGCAAATGCTGCAAGGACCACTGCCATTCCGACCCACATGACCGCAAATCCTAATGTACCAATTTTTCTGGCAGAATGAGCAATCGGTAGAAGGTCTGGTGATTTTAAGTAGCTTTCATTCTTTTTCATTTCAACACCCCATTAACTAAATTTAAGGCCCTGTTATACACCGCTGGTGATTTCCGCAAACGGCTGCGCTTATTCAGAGGGCGACCTTAAGCTTCCTCGCGCTACGCTCTGCGGGGTCTCAAGATTGTCGCTATCCCCCGCCAATTGCTCCAATCACCAGCTATAAAACTCTTTGAACTAAGAATTTTCTGCGAGTGATCACACATTCAGACAAGCTAGATATAATAAATGCTTGACCTAAGGAAATAATGTAGGTCAAGCATACGGAGGTTGGCAGAATGTAGTTTTAGGATTAGTAGTTTAAATGGATAGTGTCTCGTTCTGTTTTAAGAGAGATGTTTCCCCATATTTGTTCCGTTTAATGTACTGGCCGCTTCCTGCTTTTCCGACATATTGCTTATCACGGACAACGAACTGACCCCGTACCATAACAGAAACTGGTTCCCCAGTAATTTTCATCCCTTCAAAGGCATTGTAATCAACGGCCATATGATGGGTCGAAGCTGATATGGTCCGTTCTTGGTTTGGATCAAAAATGACGATGTCTGCATCCGCACCAACGGATATGGTCCCTTTTTTCGGGAACATACCAAATAGTTTCGCTACCCGTGTGGATACAATATCCACGAACTGGTTGATAGATATACGTCCCTTCTTCACACCCTCAGAGAACAGGATGCTTACTCGGTCTTCAATCATGGGTCCGCCATTCGGTATTTTTGTAAAGTCACCCTTTCCGAGACTCTTTTGCCCGTTAAAGTCAAAGGAGCATTGATCCGAGCCGAGAGTTTGAAGCTGACCGCTTTTGAGCGCATTCCATAAAACATCCTGGTGCCATTTTTCACGCAACGGTGGTGACCAGACATATTTCGCACCTTCAAAATTCGGCTTTTCCAAATAACTCTGATCCAGTGCCAAATATTGAGGACATGTCTCCCCCCAGATCTCCACCCCTTTGTTCCTTGCCTCCGCAATCTTTTCTACTGCTTCCGCACAGGATACGTGGACCACATAAAGCTGGGAATCCGCTAGGGAAGTAAGCTGTGCAGCCCTGCCAGTTGCTTCGCCCTCCACCTCAGGAGGTCTAGTTAAGGCATGGTAGATAGGATCCGTATTTCCATTCTTTAATGCTTCCTTCGTTAAATAATCGATGACATCGCCGTTTTCTGCATGAACCATGACAAGGGCACCGAGATCCTTAGCTGCCTTTAAGGTATGGAACAACGTTGCATCATCCGCCTGGAATACATCTTTATAGGCCATGAACACTTTGAAGGAGGTGATACCTTCCTTATCTATGACTTTAGGAAGTTCGTTCAAGACGTTCTCATTCATTTCTCCTATCATTAAGTGAAAGCTATAATCGATGACCGCTTTGTCTTTTGATTTGTCATGCCATGTCTGAATGGCATCTTGTAGTGGCTTGCCCTTATCTGTCAGGCAGAAATCAATCACGGTTGTCGTGCCACCAAAAGCTGCGGCCATCGTTCCGCTTTCGAAATCGTCCTTTGTAACTGTCCCTCCAAACGGCATATCCAGATGGGTATGCGGATCGATTGCTCCAGGGAATATATAGCAACCCCTTGCATCAATTACTTCTGCGTCTGCGGATGAAAGGTTGAGTCCGATGGAGGAA is part of the Sutcliffiella sp. FSL R7-0096 genome and harbors:
- a CDS encoding PucR family transcriptional regulator ligand-binding domain-containing protein; this encodes MKTMLSLQEIMKRKQFERSEVIAGGQGMHRQVKWVHVVEITNIEKLLNGQELILSTGVSFGGDIEKFCSFVQQLINCQAAGLCIEKGPYIPAIPQEIIDLANAHQFPLIFFHQEVSFVDITQDIHSVLINQQYQMISQLESYSQTLNKKLLTITHELDILTYLQEHLETQIIYENGNQERFFIPDVPIHERKKILCSLKSDPFKERYLKESVQVLDKHHGVIHILSQDRTMSEFDHLLLDRTVTALAQHILRGLYVEEKRRLEESEWLRSWLEGGQSKESIRGFLGRNEAIFHKGGVVLLCKKKNQQAPSLDKTYLTLLFRSIFEQQGFSVFFTEMKNTLTVILINRREERGWKERLSEGAAVILSKQKDNNGTSSLRLAVGKYVHPLDQLSRSYQSSWEALQIQEQLLKEEYFSFFEDLHIYRLISFMQKHHDLRDFVMEYLEPVIVYDQKHNGKLLETLKTYLACNGSKKETASKLYIVRQTLYHRIQKLESLLGADFMNSEKRLVIEFMVMVYEYLNTTNAYLDGDGKSYTL
- a CDS encoding NCS1 family transporter translates to MKKNESYLKSPDLLPIAHSARKIGTLGFAVMWVGMAVVLAAFAIGGAGVQSLSLGWVIVATIIGSIAIGLFMTITGDIGIEHGLSFPVYMRAPFGTVGTHIPSIIRGLAASFWFGINTFFGATAMNAILFTLTGFDNWFVCFLIFAAVQLLNTALGIKAVERFADLAAPIIIIISAWMYTTLSDRALEQGREVWSWIESPVTGGAAVTAFLIVIFSNMGFWATLAADIPSISRFIKAPKYERNWLKRNKSSIVGSVIALPITQTFMVAIGGVSYIAVSNYDPVVALQEAATGIVLGVLLLMIIFAQWSTNASANLIPAATIFSNVGGPKVPFWAGVVIAGIVGSVVQPWNLFDILIPVLLIVGGILSAIVGILFADYYLLRKRRVNVHDLYENNGQFKYTNGFNLAGFIAWFVGGASAYYLANYSFIVGFVVGGGLYYVLAKYWYFKKYQQAEIEDPDDEKYLGITVGRDWVILDDADAYEEPRELSS
- the hydA gene encoding dihydropyrimidinase — its product is MTAKKLIKNGIIVTASDQYEADILIDGETISSIGLNLSSADAEVIDARGCYIFPGAIDPHTHLDMPFGGTVTKDDFESGTMAAAFGGTTTVIDFCLTDKGKPLQDAIQTWHDKSKDKAVIDYSFHLMIGEMNENVLNELPKVIDKEGITSFKVFMAYKDVFQADDATLFHTLKAAKDLGALVMVHAENGDVIDYLTKEALKNGNTDPIYHALTRPPEVEGEATGRAAQLTSLADSQLYVVHVSCAEAVEKIAEARNKGVEIWGETCPQYLALDQSYLEKPNFEGAKYVWSPPLREKWHQDVLWNALKSGQLQTLGSDQCSFDFNGQKSLGKGDFTKIPNGGPMIEDRVSILFSEGVKKGRISINQFVDIVSTRVAKLFGMFPKKGTISVGADADIVIFDPNQERTISASTHHMAVDYNAFEGMKITGEPVSVMVRGQFVVRDKQYVGKAGSGQYIKRNKYGETSLLKQNETLSI
- a CDS encoding CoA-acylating methylmalonate-semialdehyde dehydrogenase, yielding MTITSKETAVLQNFIDGKWVDSKGTEQMEVINPATKECLAKVPISTKEDVEEAVKAAKTAFQMWKNTPVPKRARIMYAYHHLLTQNHDELAKLIVLENGKAFKEAHGEVQRGLECVEFAAGAPTLMMGETLSNIAEDIDSSMYRYPLGVVGGITPFNFPMMVPLWMFPLAIACGNTFVLKPSERTPMLANRLVELFTEAGAPDGILNIVHGAHDVVNGLLNHEDVKAISFVGSQPVAKYVYETAAKNGKRVQALSGAKNHHVVMPDANNEKAAQHILTSAFGSAGQRCMACSAVVVVGDNDQFVEELKTKANTLTIGNGMDEEVLLTPVIRESHREKVLGYIKQGLSEGASLIRDGRKEMDEMTEGNYLGPTIFDHVTPEMTIAKEEIFAPVLSLLRAKNLDEALSHIEKSRFGNGATIYTKDAKAVRQFREEADAGMIGVNVGVPATMAFFPFSGWKDSFYGDLHVNGKDGVNFFTRKKMITSRFDF